The genomic DNA CCCAGAGGATCTTTGGGCTTCTGGAGACCCTTACATATGACGTGAAATTGCAGCTGTCTCAGGAAAGAGTTCCACCTAAGCTCTTatcaactacagtggggccttgacttacgagtgtcccgactaacgagttttttgaggtaccagctgtctctcgttgattttttgcattgagttgatagagtaatttgagttaacgagctccatAATGAGCTTGGTctcgaacgaattaaacttgtaagtcaaggccccactgtataacatCTTACTTCTTAGACAGAGATCCACTGACAAACAGCTGGAAGCAAGAAtggggcctgggtgaggggtgtaAAAGGCCGCCAGGGTACCTGGAGCATGAAGTatgacaagagaaagaaagagaggcccAGGACCAGACTTTCCCAGTTTTCTCCAACCAGGAAAATGTGGGCCTTGCAGAGTTGGAAAGGGGTAGTGAGTTGGGGAGACAATCTCCTGGGAGCCATAGGTGGCCCCCTTCCACAGGACAGGGCTTCTGGGCCAGCCTCAGATCACCACCCCCCTGTCAGGTGAAATGGGATCTGCATGTCCTGAAGACGTTTCGGCTGAATTATTGATGGCAGGAGTGAATTCagagcagcagggcaggcaggggctgtgGACAGGAGCTCAGAGAGCAGCAGTAGGTCAGCCTCTCAGGTCCTCAACTCCTCCTTAGAATCCAGAGAAGGGCTGGCAGTCATGGGAGGTAGGGATTGGCAGGAGCTGGACTAAGGGTCTATGAGAGGctgtctccacccccaccctacccTGTACACCCTGATCCCCATGCTCTGCAGCCAAAGTCTGTATCTCATGACCttctttccctgcctcctcccctcccccccccccccccccccgtccctctaGATCAGCCAGCGGTTCCAGCCCTATGTCCAGTACTGCCTGAGAGTGAAGCAGACCATGGCTTACGCCCGGGAGCAGCAAGACAATAACCCTCTCTTCCGTACCTTCgtgcaggtgggagagggggtggcagGAAGGGAGATGGGCGGACCCTAGACAACTGGATtcccctctaccccccacccccgatctCCAGCTGGGCCCAAGGCTGAGTCCATCAATTAGGGTGGGGCAGACTGCTGACCCCCTGCCCACCTTCCCTGGCAGTGGTGTGAGAAGCACAAGCGCTCGGGGAGGCAGATGCTGGGTGACTTACTCATCAAGCCCCACCAGCGCATCACCAAGTACCCACTGCTGCTACAGGCCGTGCTCAAGAGGACCCCTGAGGCACAAGCCCGCCAGGCCTTGAACGACATGGTAGGTGGCCTGGCAGGGCCAGTACCCTGGGAGTTGGAGGGTGGTGTGCGGGAGCTGCCCTCCAGGAACTCTTGAGGGTCTCTTTTCTTGAATGAATGTGACAGTGTGGCACTGACCAGCCAGCCTGCAAGGAGGCTGTGGTTGCCGTTGGTTGGGTGGGATGTACAGGGTGTGGAGCTGAGCTGCTCCTCCTGCCACACCCCACCTTCACCTAGATCACAGCTGTGGAGTCGTTCCTGCAACACATCAATAAGCAGGTCCGCCAGGGCGAAGATCAGGAGAATTTGGTGGCGGCAGCCCAGCGCATTGGGCCCTATGAGGTGCTGGAGCCGTCCAGTGAGGAgatggagaaggtgagagagggaagggggctcAGAGAAAGCAAGGTCCCCAGGAAAGTGGATGCAGCGGAGGcctggaggggaaggggtggAAGTGCCACAGAGAGGTGTGCCCATCATTCCTTCCTGGTGGTGAGGGTCCCAGGGGCAGAGTTCAAAAGAGTAGAAAAAAGGCCCTGAAATGCTTCCTCTCCCTCCAAGTGGAGGATGGAGGACAGATGGAAAGAGCCACTGCTGGTGACAGAACCAAGAACCATCTTGGCCAGGAGGTACACTGGAGTCCTATGCAGTCCCCTAACCCTCTCCTCTGTGTCCCTCAGAACCTGCGTCCTTTCTCCAACCTGGACTTGATGTCCCCCATGCTGGGGGTTGCTCCTGAGCACACCAGGCAGCTGCTGCTGGAGGGACCTGCGAGAGTGAAGGAGGGGCGagaagggaaggtgagggagcATGGGTAGGAGCAGAGATGATGTGAGATGGactgaagagaagggagagatgatGGGAGGTAGGATAAGAGTCATATAAGATGAAAATgggagagaggggtgtgtgtgtgtgtgtgtgtgtgtgtgtgtgtgtgtgtgtgtctgtctctctgtctgtctctgtgtgtgtgtctatgtgtgtgacTAGGTCACTTCTATGTGTGTATGGGGAAGAAGACATGGTTTTGGCTACAGCTCTGATTGTTTGTACAACCCTGAGTCAGCCACTTTCCCTGCCTGTAAAGTGAGAGAAGGGACCAAGCTGACACCCCCTCCAGCCCTAGCATTCCACAATGTGCACTTGTCCCTATGTATGTGCACACCCACATGTGCATACCCATGCATGAGACCCCACGTGTGCACACTCATGCATGAGTCCAGTCCCTGCCCCGCCCTTCCCCCTGCTCCAGCTGACCTGGCCTCTTTCTCCTACACATGCCCCCAGCTGGACGTGTACCTGTTCCTCTTCTCTGACGTGCTCCTGGTGACCAAGCCTCAACGCAGGGCGGACAAAGCCAAGGTTATCCGCCCCCCCTTCATGCTGGAGAAGCTTGTGTGTCGACCACTCCGGGACCCTAGTATGTCTCCCCTGTGGGGACtttttccctcccctttcctcttggaagagggaaagaggtgTCAGGATGGGCTTCCAAAACAATCCAGTCCTTGAAGCAAACCTTTTCCCCCACTCAGACAGCTTTCTGGCAATCCACCTCACTGACTTCCAGTGCGTCTCCAGTGCCCTCATCGTGCACTGTCCCAGCACTGCAGACCGTGCCCAGTGGCTGGAGAAGACCCAGCAGGCCCAGGTATGTGAGAGCCAGGTGTGGAAGGGGTGGCTGGGGGCCCTGGAGCTCAGAACCTGGAgcacagaggggaggaggaagagagagaggctggaGTTGATGCAGGCTCAGACTGTCctcaggagggagacacagccTTGACTATCCCTGACCATCATAAGAGGAGAGAAGAGCCCCTTGAGCCACCTGCTCTGCCAGTCCCTGGGAGAGTCCAAGACGGCATCCCCTAGAAGTTTCTATTCCTTGAAACAATTTACTTCTGAACTTCAGTCTTGTCAACAGACATTAATGGGGCCCTTACCGGCTGCAGGCACCAGCTCAGCGCTGGGCAATCAGAAAGGAGTAAAACAGtgttcctgccctcaaggaatgTGCATGGCAGCCTAGCTAGACAAGTTAGTGTATGACTACAGAAACATGCATACGTAATGGAACTCAGCCCAGAAGAGAATAATTCGTTCTGCCTGGAGGGTTGGTTAGGAAGGGGACAGACAAGGGGGAGGGTGCGCTGAGAAGCCTTCACTGAGGAGCCCTTATCTGAGCTCCGTTTGGGGGAATATCTAGGAATATCTAGGAGTGTTTCAGGGAAACAGGGTGGGAAGGAAAGGTATTTCAAATGGAGACACGGAATGTGCAAAGGTCGGAGATATGAAACAGCTGTGTGATGTGTTGAGAGACGCACCAGCCTGGGAGTTCATATCACCAGGACATAAAGCACAGGCAGGCACAGCGGcagagaggctgggaggcaggcccCGCCAGCTTGCCCATCTCCCATGTCACGTAAGGAACTTGAACTTTGTCCTTCAGATGACAGGGAACCAGTGAAGGTGCTGAAAGTGACGTGGGCAGATGTCGGTGATTAGAGCTAGAGGAGTTCAGAAGGCAGAGCCACATGGAGCTATACTGGCACCACAAACGGAGCGACTTACAGTAGCAGAAACATGTTctttcccagttctggaggccagaagttggAAACCAAGGGGCCACACTTTCTCTCCAAGGTTCTAGGGGACAACCCTTCCTTGCTTCTCCCAGTTCCAGCTGTTCCTTGGCTTCTCTATTCTCTGcctctgtccaaatttccctctcCTGTCTCTCATGAAGACACCGGCCATTACATTTAGAGCCCACCCTAAATCCAGGATGGCCCTTAACTTAGGATCTTCGCACCCTCTTTACGAATAAGGTCACATTCCCAGGACCTAGACAAATCTTCCTGGGCTACTGTTCAACCCACTGCAGGAGCAGAACGACCAAAGTAGTGTGAGGAGTGGAGCTGGACTTAAAGGACAGGGAAGATCATGAGCAGAAGAATCAAGGGAGCACTTGGTGGGATTTGTTTGGGGATAGTGACCTTGTGTGTCTGAGTCTGGAGCAAAAGGGTTTATGTGAGCTGGTGATTGAGAGGCCAGGCTCTACAGGACCCCAAGAGCTACAGAAGAGAGTAGACTGGGCAAGACTGGAACTGAATTgggttgatgagagagaaccaccatAGATTCTTGGGCCAGGAGTGCCATGGTGAAATCAATGTGTTTTGTCTTTGTCTTGAATTGTAAGGTGACCATGAcaggtgggctgggggaggggaagattgGTGGCAGGAGATTTATTTTGCTGGTTGGGGTGTAAAATACTGAGGTTTATTTAATGCCATGGTCTTTGGGACATGTTGCCAAAAAAAGGGGGgtaggggaagagaggaagaaaggagctaaagaagaagaaacaggtgaGCCTTAGGGAGACTGGTTAAAAGCCtacactgaatgaatgaatatctaGGCTCAAACACCAGTTCTACCTCTCACTAGCTGGGTCATCTTGGGTGAGCTTCCATTTCTTTGCCTGCAAATAGATATActgttattatttactttttgtgcactcagggggaggcgggtgtccctcagcctggcctgtgccctctcacagtctgggacccctcgggggatgaccacctgctggcttaggcccactccctgggggattgggcctaagctggcagtcagacatccctctggcagcccgggagccctcaggggatgtccacttgccagcggggagcaggcctaagctgcagtcggacattcttagcgctgctgaggaggcgggagaggctcctgccaccagcgctgtactggcagccggcagcctggcttgtggctgagcaaaactcccactgtgggagcgcactgaccaccagggggaagcacctgcattgagcgtctgccccctggtgatcagtgtgtgtcatagtgaccagtcattcccagtcgttctgctgttagggtcaatttgcatattacccttttattatataggatagaggcctggtgcatgggtgggggctggctgttttgccctgaagggtgtcccagatcagggtgggggtcctgctggggtgcctggcaagcctgggtgaagagctgagggccgttttcagactggtcaCATCCCTttagggaggggggtcctgcttgggtgcctggccagcctgggtgagaggctgatggctgtttgcaggctggccacagccccttcagggtgggggtccttgatggtgtgcctggccatcctgggtgaggggctgatggctatttgcaggctggccacagccccttcagtgtgggggtccctgctggggtgcctggccatcctgggtgaggggctgagggctgtttgcaggctggccacagcccccagccaccaaagctcccagtggaggctagctggaaacaggtatctgggatttatttatcttctataattgaaactttgttgccttgagcagagccagccaggacaggcaggaagtttggcttcctccatcaccagggcaaccaagcctcctgcttgctccagctccgtggctgccagccgctatcttagttgtgttaatttgcatatagtctctctgtcTGGTGGACATGGCTTATAggtgtggcttgtgagtgtagcagaggtatggtcaatttgcatgcttctcttttattagataagataacaGTCCTTGCTTCACAGAGAAGATTCCAAGGTCATTCTGATTAAGCAAATGCATGATCACAGCTCTGAAACCCTTCCACAGAGAACAAGGATGGTTGCTCCCCAAGGTTCCCGTATGAAAGACTGCTTTGGCTATGGTGCCCCTGACAGAAATGAATCCTTAGAAAGAGAAGCCTGTTTGTTAAGTTGTTGTTTCCTGGGAGTTGTTTCCTAGGGTAGCAATATTCAGTTTTAAACAGAAGCACTTTGGAAATGCGTCAGTGGGAGACAGCCAAGGGGAGGCATCTTGGAGGCTTGTCGAAACATGGAAACACAGACCTGAGTTCAGGTGAGAAATGAGGGTGAACTatgaaagttgctaaaagagtaaatcttaaaagttcttaccacaagaagaaatttttttctaacaatgtatggtgatggatgttaactagacttagtgtggtgatcatttcattatatatcctatataataaaagcctcatatgcgaactggtcggccattcaaccaatcaaagcataatatgctaatgataagctaaggccgctcaaccactccctatgtcatgcactgaccaccagggggtagacgctctgactggtaggttagcttgctgctggggtccagtcgatcaggactgagagagatgggctggacttgccctggagccctcccacagtccctctccggctggccaacctcctgcatccctccctgaccccaatcctgcaccagtggggtccctcggcctggcctgtgccctctcacaatccaggctgagagggacccccccaagtgcacaaattttgtgcactgggcctcaagtttatttatatatatatatatatatatatatatatatatatatatatatatatatatataaaatcataaccttgtacacctgaaattaatataatgttatatgtcaattatacctcaattttaaaaacagaagaggCGTTTTGAACAAGGAAAGAaattttattgtagattatttctaaaGAATGCAACTTCATCATGTTTAAGATGTTTAAGTCAAATTAGTGTTCCTCATAGAGCTTGCTGTAATGAATAGATAACAATGATTTGTCATTAGCACATCAGGCAGTTAGGGCTTCTGAAACTTCTGAGAATATGTGAAGAGTctgttctttaaataattttaagcatTCTTTCCGCAATCTTATTTATGATATTGTATCATAATATGGACAGATTATTTGAGGAAAGAAAAACCAGAGCTTAGTCTCTGTTTAAATACCATATTAAAAATTCTGAATTGGgggagtaaaaaataaatatgggttttttgccatttaaaaaaaagaagaatgaattaAGGGTGAAAGGAGGAACCTCAAGATATTATGTCCTCCAGCCCTGCGGGCTGCCACTTCCTTAAATACCTAAAACAGGATGGTGACAGTCCCCAGGAAGGCAGAGGTAGGGGACAGggttgggtgtggggtgggggtggttttAGTGGCGACTGGTCTCCGGCTGCTCTGCTTCAGGCCCCCTCATACTTCCCTCTCTCTATGTGGCAGGGTCCTTCTCTCTATCCCACTCTCCCCAGCACAAACACAGTGTCCACATGGCTGGACTGGCCCACAACCAGCACCACTCCAGTGGCCAGTCGAGTTGTACTGAAGGCTGGATAGGAGTGGAGCTGAGGACAAAACTGGAGACAAGCCCAGCCTGTCAGGACCACAGGTGGGGCCCTGACCTGCAGGCAGCCTCCCTTCTGTACCAGCCCCGCCAGCAGGACGTTCTCCTTTTCCTTTGGTTCCTAGTCCCAGGACAatacccccaccccttctcctttTAGAACCCCCAAGGGACCACAAAAACGTGCTGACATTTTATTATGCAAAATAATTGAGCCCCCTAGTCTCACTACTGACTAACAGAGGAAAGGAGGTCACTTCTGATGCCTAAAACTCCGGCCACCCTTTGCAAAACAAAGAACGGAAGCTTTGAAATTAATTTGTCCTGCTGTTATCTCACACCAGATTCTCAGAgaacaacccccccccctccccccctcctctgtCGCCATCAGTCACTGTAAACTGCAGAGGGCAGTAGAGGATCTACAGCAACCCCCAGAGGTCAGATTTTTTTCTCCCCTCACAGAAATGCAGATGGAGATTTATTCCTGGCGAGTCTGCCCACAGCGGCTTAAGCTTTTAGAGAAAAGGAGCTTCTCAGGGGAAGGCAGACTGAATCTTGGGAAATGCCCATATTTAGGGGATGAGAAGAGGAAAAGACACCAGTGACAGGAACAGAAAGAGATGAAGGCCAAGAAATGAGAGGCAGGGCGGAGCCTAGCTCGGGTTGTCTGTGTTCTCACAGGAGTCATTACGTGTCTCTGGGGAACTGCCGTGACAAAGGGAACTGCCACGCAGGACAGACGAGAGAATTATGTTTGTAAACTGTTTGGCCCGAAGCCCAGCCCGAAATGGGCGCTCCATACATGCTTGTTGTTGTCATCCTGAGGCGGGTGGGGGACCTCAACATCTGGGGGCCTCTGGAAGGAGAGGGGTGGATCTGGGAGCCGCCCCAGGGGCAGCGGGACAAGAGGCATTTCCTCTTAAGGCGTCAGGTCCCCGCCAGGGCAAGGGAAGAGTGTGCGCTGAGGGGGCCCTCCCCTCCTGTTCCCGGCTGCTGGGGTGTCACAGTCTGGCTCAAGCACcaatttcctcttcctttcccaccctgcccccagcatgTCTTTCCTGTTATCCCTGCTAAGAAAACCTCTGGGTTACTGGAGAGGCTTTGGGGTGGCCGGGGGCCCTTCAAacagccccagcccctggtgTCTGAggtccctgcctccctgcttcttcctggggcagggccaggggcaagGTTAGTGGAGATGCTGGTATTGGATGTTCCTTAcagacaccccacccccatttccagTTATTTTCTTCCACACACTGTCCCTATCCTGAACGTCCCAAACACAACACTGAACTTTGGTCTTGTAGGGTAAAAGGGCTTGGCATCTAAGCAGGATGAGCCGGCTGTCCCGGCCACTCCCAGGCCCCAGAATGGCCCCTCCCACACTCAGCACggagaggggacagggagaagtcccaggccctggcctggtgTGCTGGGTTCCTGCTCCCAGGTACCATCATCCCTTGCTCTGGCCAACAGACCAAGTCTTATGAGACCGCTAAGAATCCTCACAATGCTTTCTCCCTCTGGAGACTGACTGGACAGCCAGGGCAAGGAGAATTGGAAATAGAAGCTCATGTCGCTGATGTCATTTTCCTATTCCTGTCCACCATTCTCCAATATGTCTCTTGTCCTGATCTCCCGAACCACTGTGTTCCTGAGAAGCTTTAGGGAGGTCTAGGCACCCAGTAGTTGCTGGTTCATATACCTGAAGTGGGGAGATATTCAAATGCTTACCAACCAGAATGGCATgggcaccaaccaatcagagtggaGCATTGGGAAGGTGGCGGGTCTTAGAGGTCCTCTGCTGAGCAGGATGCTAACTGTCCCCTGCAGTTGCTGGATTTGGGGGAGCAGGGTAGCCCTAGGGAAAGGAGGCAGAAGGCTCAGAAGCCCTTGGCTTACCAGCGTGGAAGTACTTGAGTATTTTAACAACTATGGGCCATCCAGTGAGTACTGACATCAGCGCTGCCCCCAGCAGCCACCAGTCCCTTTCACCACACCTCCTCCTTCAGCCTCTCCTGGGTTCCGtagccttccctcctcctcccccagcagatGTTATCCTTTCACAACTCTGAACCCTTTCCGCTGCCCTTGATTACTGCCCGAAGACTCAGGGAAAAGCCCAGTCCCAGTGCTGTTTCTCTCTACTGTGCAACCTTGAGCTAGTCCCTTCATCTCTCAAAGTCttgtttactcatctgtaaaatgggctaatATCCATGCTTTTCCACTCTGCAGGGTGATGGTGTGTCTCAAATGACTGTGTGCATGTGGAGGTGCTCTGTGAACCACTTCTCAGATGTCACTATTTTATTCTGATGATGCCCCTATGAAAATGTTGAGGCAGGAAGACAGAAAACATAATGTATCCTCTCTCCAAACCTCTTGAGATAGCCTTGTTTTCATCTCTGAAGGACAGCAGAGTCCTCAGCGCAGGACAAAGCCTGCCCCTACCCATCCTGGTGGCAGGAGGAAGAATAACCTGAGGATGCAGGACTTAtgccccaccatcaccaccaatcagggagggcttcctgaagGAGGAGGCAGACCAGATAGAGGGCTTGTCAAGGGACATGAGAAGCAGGAAGAACTGTATATGGAGGAAAGAGGGCTTTCTGTCCaagagttcaaatcctggttctgtcCCACTTCCTTACTGCATGATCTTGGCAGTCATTAACCTCAGTCTCCATTTCTCAGTAGCAaagtagaagtaaaaaaaaaaatagcatctgcCTCATCTGGTTGTTGTGAAGACTAAaggagataatgtatgtaaagcacttagcccagtgcctggcatacagcaaatgctcaataatcgaggatcttttctttttttatatatatattttaaaatcttttttaaaaattttattagagagagaggagagacatcggtttgttgttccactaatttatacactcattggttgattcttgtgtgtgccctgatgggggatcgaacccgcaaccttggcatatcaggatgacactctaaccaacaaTAATCAAGGATCTTAATGGAAGTATTCCCATCCCAGGTCACCCTGCAAAAGCTGAAGGCACAGGAATATGTCCAACAGAAGAGGGAACTCCTGGCCCTCTACAGGGACCAGGACCAGGAGTCTCTGAGCACCAGGCCCTCCACGCCTTCCCCAGAGGGCTCTCAGAGCAGTGTGGAAGGGAGGTAAGACCCACAGGGACCACCAGCTCTCCCACAAGAAGGAGGCTGCAGGTAAAGAGGGAGAGACGGGGAAAGGCTGCAAAATGATATGACAGCGCTTGGGGCAGTTAGGAATAGACTGCGGAACCCAGGCTACAGGTTGGAGAACAGGTTGGCATCAGCCGTGTGCAGGGCCTCCTGGGGCAGCCTAGGAGGTTAGCCAGCCTAGGGTTGGCGcagactgaaataaataaacacaagaaGCGTGAACTCCCTGAGAGGAGCAGGCTCCCCAGGCTGGGGATGGAGAGTGAAGGCCGGTAGGGATTTGCAGCAAGTCAGAGCGGCAGGGACCAACTTAGTCCAGattcccagagtgtgagaggttCATCCTTAAAAACAGCTGTTCAGCAGCATGGTTGGAGGAAAAAGAGCCATCAGGGGGGTAACCTCGGATGTCAGGAACCCCACAGAACATACCTGAGCACTTACTTGACACAAGGACCTGGACCAAGTGTAGTGAGCTTACAGTCCAACCAGAGATGATAAAACAGTGTAAAGGCGATACCAAATTAAATTGGGAGGAGGGACCACTTCTGAATGGAGTGAGCAAGGGATACTTCCTGGATTTGAACCTGACCCCTGAGCATCTGACTCtgaccattcattcatttgtaggAATTCTGAGTTCTGCACCATCATCCCCCACCTGGTGGTGACGGACGACACGGATGAAGACATCCCCTTGGTACCAGATGACACCTCAGACTCTGGCTACAGCACTCTGATCCCAGTCTGCCCCAAGGAGTCCCACTCCCCACTGAGCCGGCTGCGCCCGTGGGCCCTTCGGCGGCACCCCGGCTTCACCCTCTCCGCCCTGGACCTCCGGGATGTTACTTTGCGCCCCCAGCCTCCTGACCCCCAAGCTCCCCAGCGCCGAAGCACCCCTGAACTGCCAGGGGAAGTTATCCGAAGAGGAAGCAGCCTTCCCAGGGGAGAGCGGCCCGCCTGGTCTGAGGAAGAAGATGGGACCTCGGTGGGAGGGAACGTGGTAGTGGAGACCTTGCATAGGGCCCAGCTTCGGGGGCAGCTCCCACACTCCCCGACCCATGCTGACTCTGCTGGGGAAAGCCCCTGGGCGTCCTCAGAGGACGAAGAAGAAGAGGGGCCCCTCTTCCGGAGACCCTCCCCGGGCCCCCTCAGTGCTGAGGACATGCTCAGAGAGATCCGGGAGGAGCTGGCCAGCCAAAGGATCGAGGGCACCCCGGAGCCTGGGGACAGCGGGCCTCGGAAGCTGACTCGGGTCCAATTGCAGAGGATGCGTGGGCCCCACATCATACGGCTGGACACCCCCGTGTCCACATCGTAAGTGCTGAAGGGAAGGtggcctgggagggagcaggggggaaggaaggccaggaCGGAGTGGGCCGGGGTGTCAGGGTAGGAGGTCGGTGGGGAGGGGTCGGTAGAGAAGGGCAGAGCCAGAGCAGGGGCCATGGCAGGGCCGGGCCATGGCAGGGCCGAGCCCTGAGCCTCACTCTTCATCCCCTGTCTTTTCAGAGAGGTGTGAGGAACACGCAGGACCTTTGGTTTGGCATTGCTTCCCGAGGACATCTCTCTCCCAAGAGTGCTGGtcaccaccaccccgccccccaggactGCACCTCAAGGTCCACACTCCCCGTGAGGAAGCCTGGCCCGGGATACCCCGGGCTCCCTGCTCTAAGAACTCTGGGCATCGAGCGCTGTACATTGTGTACCATAGACACCAGAGCCCCACATAAAGTTGTGCATAAAAATGACTGCCCGGTCAGCGCTGCGTGGGGGAAGAAGCGGAGGGGGTAGCAGTGCTCACAGGCTGCTCCTCTGGCAGCGGGCATGATGGTGGTGGGGTACCTGGCCCGAGTGGACTTGTCACCATCCCACCCAGCGGGACCCAGGTCCGGCCCCGGGCTCCCACCGCCACTCAGAAGACCACTCCCTCCAGGAGCAGAGCTTTAATTCTCCAGTTTTAGTGTATTTACAGAAGTCCAAGCTCCAGCGGGAGGCTCCAGGGTGTGTGCCTGTCCCTGCCGGGGAGAGTCCAGCTTACTCTGTGCTTGTCCAGGCAGGGACTGGAGGGGTGCCAGGTTTCGATTAGCATGACATAGTTGATACGGATTGCTTATGGGCTGTGGAAAAGGCCCAGGGACCAACCAGGGCTGCTAAAGGGCCTTGATGGGTCCTCCAGGCAAAACAGGAATGAGGCATGGCGCCTGCCGTCCCAACCACCCGCTTGGGCTCGGGGCACACTCAGACTCTCACAACCGCAC from Myotis daubentonii chromosome 2, mMyoDau2.1, whole genome shotgun sequence includes the following:
- the PLEKHG6 gene encoding pleckstrin homology domain-containing family G member 6 isoform X8, with product MQPFGPPDERPLRGLVESRIETYGGQHRALAQSTGSNLYARRGLVLDPGRLRLQDYVPFAKSSGQTRILSPMKFREPEPEKRLGSPFGAGPPHSPKLKEVTKAHELEMRLYTFSMFGMPRLPPEDRRRWEIGKGSDSDLTIEKSWKELVPGHKEMSRELCHQQEALWELLTTELTYIRMLKIMTDLLAAGLLNLQRVGLLIEVSAETLFGNVPSLIRAHRSFWEEVLGPTLGKTRASGQPLDPVSLQDGFLAISQRFQPYVQYCLRVKQTMAYAREQQDNNPLFRTFVQWCEKHKRSGRQMLGDLLIKPHQRITKYPLLLQAVLKRTPEAQARQALNDMITAVESFLQHINKQVRQGEDQENLVAAAQRIGPYEVLEPSSEEMEKNLRPFSNLDLMSPMLGVAPEHTRQLLLEGPARVKEGREGKLDVYLFLFSDVLLVTKPQRRADKAKVIRPPFMLEKLVCRPLRDPNSFLAIHLTDFQCVSSALIVHCPSTADRAQWLEKTQQAQGDGVSQMTVCMWRCSVNHFSDVTILF
- the PLEKHG6 gene encoding pleckstrin homology domain-containing family G member 6 isoform X3, which gives rise to MQPFGPPDERPLRGLVESRIETYGGQHRALAQSTGSNLYARRGLVLEVTKAHELEMRLYTFSMFGMPRLPPEDRRRWEIGKGSDSDLTIEKSWKELVPGHKEMSRELCHQQEALWELLTTELTYIRMLKIMTDLLAAGLLNLQRVGLLIEVSAETLFGNVPSLIRAHRSFWEEVLGPTLGKTRASGQPLDPVSLQDGFLAISQRFQPYVQYCLRVKQTMAYAREQQDNNPLFRTFVQWCEKHKRSGRQMLGDLLIKPHQRITKYPLLLQAVLKRTPEAQARQALNDMITAVESFLQHINKQVRQGEDQENLVAAAQRIGPYEVLEPSSEEMEKNLRPFSNLDLMSPMLGVAPEHTRQLLLEGPARVKEGREGKLDVYLFLFSDVLLVTKPQRRADKAKVIRPPFMLEKLVCRPLRDPNSFLAIHLTDFQCVSSALIVHCPSTADRAQWLEKTQQAQVTLQKLKAQEYVQQKRELLALYRDQDQESLSTRPSTPSPEGSQSSVEGRNSEFCTIIPHLVVTDDTDEDIPLVPDDTSDSGYSTLIPVCPKESHSPLSRLRPWALRRHPGFTLSALDLRDVTLRPQPPDPQAPQRRSTPELPGEVIRRGSSLPRGERPAWSEEEDGTSVGGNVVVETLHRAQLRGQLPHSPTHADSAGESPWASSEDEEEEGPLFRRPSPGPLSAEDMLREIREELASQRIEGTPEPGDSGPRKLTRVQLQRMRGPHIIRLDTPVSTSEV
- the PLEKHG6 gene encoding pleckstrin homology domain-containing family G member 6 isoform X9 — translated: MQPFGPPDERPLRGLVESRIETYGGQHRALAQSTGSNLYARRGLVLDPGRLRLQDYVPFAKSSGQTRILSPMKFREPEPEKRLGSPFGAGPPHSPKLKEVTKAHELEMRLYTFSMFGMPRLPPEDRRRWEIGKGSDSDLTIEKSWKELVPGHKEMSRELCHQQEALWELLTTELTYIRMLKIMTDLLAAGLLNLQRVGLLIEVSAETLFGNVPSLIRAHRSFWEEVLGPTLGKTRASGQPLDPVSLQDGFLAISQRFQPYVQYCLRVKQTMAYAREQQDNNPLFRTFVQWCEKHKRSGRQMLGDLLIKPHQRITKYPLLLQAVLKRTPEAQARQALNDMITAVESFLQHINKQVRQGEDQENLVAAAQRIGPYEVLEPSSEEMEKNLRPFSNLDLMSPMLGVAPEHTRQLLLEGPARVKEGREGKLDVYLFLFSDVLLVTKPQRRADKAKVIRPPFMLEKLVCRPLRDPNSFLAIHLTDFQCVSSALIVHCPSTADRAQWLEKTQQAQEF
- the PLEKHG6 gene encoding pleckstrin homology domain-containing family G member 6 isoform X7; this translates as MQPFGPPDERPLRGLVESRIETYGGQHRALAQSTGSNLYARRGLVLDPGRLRLQDYVPFAKSSGQTRILSPMKFREPEPEKRLGSPFGAGPPHSPKLKEVTKAHELEMRLYTFSMFGMPRLPPEDRRRWEIGKGSDSDLTIEKSWKELVPGHKEMSRELCHQQEALWELLTTELTYIRMLKIMTDLLAAGLLNLQRVGLLIEVSAETLFGNVPSLIRAHRSFWEEVLGPTLGKTRASGQPLDPVSLQDGFLAISQRFQPYVQYCLRVKQTMAYAREQQDNNPLFRTFVQWCEKHKRSGRQMLGDLLIKPHQRITKYPLLLQAVLKRTPEAQARQALNDMITAVESFLQHINKQVRQGEDQENLVAAAQRIGPYEVLEPSSEEMEKNLRPFSNLDLMSPMLGVAPEHTRQLLLEGPARVKEGREGKLDVYLFLFSDVLLVTKPQRRADKAKVIRPPFMLEKLVCRPLRDPNSFLAIHLTDFQCVSSALIVHCPSTADRAQWLEKTQQAQHKHSVHMAGLAHNQHHSSGQSSCTEGWIGVELRTKLETSPACQDHRVMVCLK